Proteins found in one Dermacentor silvarum isolate Dsil-2018 chromosome 8, BIME_Dsil_1.4, whole genome shotgun sequence genomic segment:
- the LOC119462024 gene encoding uncharacterized protein LOC119462024 gives MQVSQPYALFSKKSSNYFLVQLPSPHCCVAIAVECAHIIHALLILAGDVETNPGPDIPESLLTELRKLTAGQNQLITEIQGLKSQLTSTDKAITDLSKRMNDLEGHYQTLLPIRNEVDAMRTTTEQAIFRISELEARIDDAENRSRRDNLIFYGIPEPSGSETTADCERLIVDLCRDKLQLMIDPKEIERAHPIGRHSPNHSRLLIAKFTFHKTKVNILSNGRRLKGTDYSISEDFSRSVRNSRKHLLAFAKGKVVPFSLRFKTLFIGSRRYTFDAASSSVKEVA, from the coding sequence ATGCAGGTTAGTCAACCATACGCTCTCTTTTCTAAAAAGTCTAGCAATTATTTCCTGGTGCAGTTGCCGAGCCCGCACTGCTGTGTCGCCATTGCTGTCGAATGTGCCCATATTATCCATGCCTTGCTCATTTTGGCCGGTGATGTTGAAACGAACCCCGGTCCTGACATTCCTGAAAGCCTACTAACCGAATTGCGAAAACTAACCGCTGGTCAGAACCAGCTGATCACTGAAATTCAGGGTCTTAAGTCGCAACTTACTTCTACCGACAAAGCAATTACTGATCTAAGCAAACGAATGAACGACCTTGAGGGTCACTACCAGACGCTTTTGCCCATTCGAAACGAAGTAGATGCAATGCGCACCACGACTGAGCAGGCTATTTTTCGCATTTCAGAGCTCGAagcacgcatcgacgatgccgaAAATCGTTCACGGCGGGATAACTTAATTTTTTACGGCATTCCTGAGCCTTCTGGCTCGGAAACCACTGCCGACTGCGAAAGATTGATTGTGGATCTGTGCCGCGATAAGTTGCAACTGATGATTGATCCAAAAGAAATAGAACGTGCACATCCCATCGGTCGTCACTCCCCCAATCACTCTCGCCTCCTCATAGCAAAATTTACATTCCATAAAACCAAAGTAAACATCCTTTCGAATGGCCGAAGGCTTAAGGGCACTGACTACAGTATTAGTGAGGACTTTTCTCGATCAGTTCGAAATTCCCGAAAACATCTCCTTGCGTTCGCAAAAGGTAAAGTCGTTCCGTTTTCTCTGCGCTTTAAGACCTTGTTCATTGGTTCAAGAAGATATACTTTTGATGCCGCCTCGAGTAGTGTTAAAGAGGTGGCATAG